The following coding sequences lie in one Gemmatimonadales bacterium genomic window:
- a CDS encoding efflux transporter outer membrane subunit, translating to MRHHLASGLAALALGACAVGPGYERPPTPMPAAYRGDTLQIVRDTAAAIAPLVPPAASATDTIAPTWNQTLGDTVLLALMDTARAHNQDLLATIAVTREFQARYAIARSGFFPQVNVSGAGGTIDSRIPGVSGDLYTASADAAWELDLWGRVRRTSEAGKATYFARTEELRGAELSLAAAVATGYFALLQFDRQLAVAERTLASRQETAALSRARFREGQVSRLDVLQFESQVQETQAQLASIARLRSEQENALSVLVGLPPRGLPRGTPLDQQVANFDVPEGLPSNLLTRRPDVRAAEEDLRAANARIGIAWGNRLPQVVLTGEYGYVSDDLSTLFESQNNTNQLFLGVAIPIFTGGRLQGEVNVAEAQAEQARARYEQVVLRALQDVEDALVAIRTSRDQVAAQAAQVETLSTSLSLVQHRYENGLSTYLEVLDAQRTLFNAELSLAQVQALQLASGVRLYKALGGPWSELGTARE from the coding sequence ATGCGCCACCACCTGGCGTCCGGACTGGCGGCCCTGGCCCTCGGCGCCTGCGCCGTCGGCCCCGGCTACGAACGGCCGCCGACGCCGATGCCGGCCGCCTACCGCGGCGACACGCTGCAGATTGTCCGGGACACCGCCGCCGCCATCGCGCCGCTGGTGCCGCCCGCCGCGTCCGCGACCGACACGATCGCTCCCACCTGGAACCAGACGCTTGGCGACACCGTGCTGCTCGCCCTGATGGACACCGCGCGCGCCCACAACCAGGACCTGCTCGCGACCATCGCCGTCACCCGGGAGTTCCAGGCTCGCTACGCGATCGCGCGCAGCGGCTTCTTCCCGCAGGTGAACGTGAGCGGGGCCGGCGGCACCATCGACTCGCGGATCCCCGGCGTCAGTGGCGACCTCTACACGGCTTCCGCCGACGCCGCCTGGGAGCTCGACCTCTGGGGCCGGGTCCGGCGCACCAGCGAGGCCGGCAAGGCCACCTACTTCGCGCGGACGGAGGAACTCCGCGGCGCCGAGCTGAGTCTCGCCGCGGCGGTGGCCACCGGGTATTTCGCGCTGCTCCAGTTCGACCGGCAGCTGGCGGTGGCGGAGCGGACGCTCGCCTCACGCCAGGAAACCGCGGCGCTCTCCCGCGCCCGCTTCCGCGAAGGGCAGGTGTCCCGGCTGGACGTGTTGCAATTCGAGTCGCAAGTCCAGGAAACCCAGGCGCAGCTGGCCTCCATTGCCCGTCTCCGCTCCGAGCAGGAAAACGCGCTGAGCGTCCTGGTCGGGCTGCCTCCGCGGGGGTTGCCGCGCGGCACGCCGCTGGACCAGCAGGTGGCGAACTTCGACGTGCCCGAGGGGCTGCCCTCGAATCTCCTGACCCGCCGGCCGGATGTGCGCGCCGCCGAAGAGGACCTGCGCGCCGCCAACGCCCGGATCGGGATTGCCTGGGGGAACCGGTTGCCGCAGGTCGTGCTGACCGGCGAATACGGTTACGTGAGCGACGACCTCTCGACCCTCTTCGAGAGCCAGAACAACACCAACCAGCTCTTTCTCGGCGTGGCGATCCCGATCTTCACGGGCGGCCGGCTGCAGGGCGAGGTGAATGTCGCCGAGGCGCAGGCCGAACAGGCCCGGGCTCGGTATGAGCAGGTGGTCCTCCGGGCGCTGCAGGACGTCGAAGACGCTCTGGTCGCCATCCGGACGAGCCGGGACCAGGTGGCGGCGCAGGCGGCGCAGGTCGAGACGCTGTCAACCTCGCTCTCACTGGTGCAGCATCGATACGAAAACGGCTTGTCGACGTATCTTGAAGTCCTGGATGCGCAACGAACGCTCTTCAATGCCGAACTGAGCCTCGCCCAGGTACAGGCCCTTCAGCTGGCCAGCGGGGTACGGCTCTACAAGGCGCTGGGTGGACCATGGTCGGAGCTCGGTACCGCGCGCGAGTGA
- a CDS encoding BamA/TamA family outer membrane protein — translation MTHPLRRTVGTAFAGAVLLLVAMPGSARAQTPTDSLTPAGAEYQFDGTFSGFDRFVYGSRYRSLWAVPVAAPALRIDLELIDTLPGDGTTWVWTPDGELWEFIPLDQDFVSSAPPAFRQNLLPTTLQGLNPVRHPGAAPVVEVLADAVGVPVPATTLVRLVNTATDAEGGQLGYLVRAGRGGPTTAEVLDSLRAGGGRDLDARAYLRDRLFDTFLGQWNVAPEQWRWRRDGGSGQWTPEPRYREFAFARFDGLLARLAGMSFTGFVNFGSRYQGHLGVTPYQQTLDRQLLTVLDWSVWDSVASAQRALLTDSVIDAAVAQLPPEYRPAGATPLATALRARRDNLNKAVRGLYRLVNKEAALFGTSGADTVTVTRGQHGGMEVAFEDGFHRSFAPGDTRAVALYLGGGADAVALAGPGGTGPVLDLAWEPGLEVTGSRNSGRHTISYGGGPPDRALRVSTVPDSLPVPGVQDLDWSSPPPVPLHGTRTAPVPWFGANSDIGLLLGGGVTLTTYRIGHTPFYRKVRVRAGYTTELKRAALEMHAEFNRWRSPTTFTLDVGVPALTDLRFFGYGNTTPFTESAAYYQTTQREIYIYPAWHYRLGRRSQLAVGPIFKQITTDTSQNDFISQDRPYGVPDFAQFGAEATATLDTRDAPAFARSGWHAVAGGSWYPVTFGAGDAFGSLRGSVATYLTPRGLDRLTLALRASARLTMGEVPVHEAAYVGGSSTLRGYQSGRYAGNAGVWFNSELRAELGTLAFVAPWRFGVLGIGDLGRVFYDTDNTDVWHASGGGGFWMALPDRSMGLVVTAVRSDEGTAFWFGSSFMY, via the coding sequence GTGACGCATCCGCTGCGTCGCACCGTCGGCACAGCATTCGCCGGCGCGGTACTCCTGCTCGTTGCCATGCCCGGTAGCGCGCGCGCCCAGACCCCAACCGACAGTCTCACGCCGGCCGGTGCCGAGTACCAGTTTGACGGCACCTTCTCCGGCTTCGATCGCTTCGTGTACGGGAGCCGGTATCGATCGCTCTGGGCGGTGCCGGTGGCCGCCCCGGCGCTCCGAATCGACCTTGAGCTGATCGACACTCTCCCCGGCGATGGAACGACCTGGGTCTGGACCCCCGATGGCGAGCTCTGGGAGTTCATCCCGCTTGACCAGGACTTCGTGTCCAGCGCCCCGCCCGCCTTCCGCCAAAACCTCCTCCCCACCACCCTCCAGGGGCTCAACCCGGTGCGCCATCCGGGAGCGGCGCCGGTGGTCGAGGTCCTCGCCGACGCTGTCGGGGTGCCGGTGCCCGCGACCACGCTGGTACGGCTGGTCAACACCGCCACCGATGCCGAGGGGGGACAGCTCGGCTATCTCGTCCGGGCGGGACGGGGAGGACCCACGACAGCCGAAGTCCTCGACAGCCTGCGCGCCGGTGGCGGACGGGATCTCGATGCGCGCGCCTACCTCCGCGACCGGCTCTTCGACACCTTCCTCGGACAGTGGAACGTGGCCCCCGAACAGTGGCGGTGGCGACGGGACGGTGGGTCCGGACAGTGGACGCCGGAGCCGCGCTACCGGGAATTCGCCTTTGCCAGGTTCGACGGCCTGCTGGCGCGGCTCGCCGGGATGTCCTTCACCGGATTTGTGAACTTTGGAAGCCGGTATCAGGGTCACCTCGGGGTGACTCCGTATCAGCAGACCCTCGACCGGCAACTGCTGACCGTGCTCGATTGGAGCGTGTGGGATTCGGTAGCCAGCGCGCAGCGCGCCCTGCTGACCGATTCCGTCATCGATGCGGCGGTGGCCCAGTTGCCGCCGGAGTACCGGCCCGCTGGCGCCACCCCCCTCGCGACCGCGCTGCGTGCCCGCCGGGACAATCTCAACAAGGCGGTCCGTGGGCTCTACCGCCTGGTCAACAAGGAGGCGGCGCTCTTCGGGACATCGGGAGCCGACACCGTCACCGTCACGCGCGGCCAGCATGGCGGCATGGAGGTCGCGTTCGAGGACGGCTTCCATCGGTCCTTCGCCCCGGGAGACACCCGGGCAGTCGCTCTGTACCTCGGCGGCGGAGCGGATGCCGTCGCCCTTGCCGGCCCTGGCGGGACCGGCCCAGTCCTCGACCTGGCCTGGGAGCCGGGGCTCGAGGTGACGGGTTCGCGAAACAGCGGCAGGCACACCATCAGCTACGGCGGAGGACCACCGGATCGCGCGCTGCGCGTGAGCACCGTTCCCGATTCACTACCGGTGCCCGGCGTGCAGGACCTCGATTGGTCGAGCCCGCCGCCAGTTCCGCTACATGGCACCCGCACCGCCCCGGTGCCCTGGTTCGGTGCGAATTCCGACATCGGGCTCCTGCTCGGCGGCGGCGTCACCCTCACCACCTACCGCATTGGCCACACCCCGTTCTACCGGAAGGTGCGGGTCCGGGCCGGGTATACCACGGAGCTGAAGCGCGCGGCACTGGAGATGCACGCGGAGTTCAACCGGTGGCGCTCCCCCACCACGTTCACGCTCGACGTCGGGGTCCCCGCACTGACCGACCTCCGCTTCTTCGGCTACGGCAACACCACTCCGTTCACCGAGTCCGCCGCCTACTACCAGACCACCCAGCGCGAGATCTACATCTATCCCGCGTGGCACTACCGCCTGGGCCGGCGCAGCCAGCTCGCGGTCGGCCCGATCTTCAAGCAGATCACCACCGACACCTCGCAGAACGACTTCATCAGCCAGGACCGTCCCTACGGCGTGCCGGACTTCGCGCAGTTCGGCGCGGAGGCCACCGCCACCCTGGATACCCGCGACGCCCCGGCCTTTGCTCGGTCCGGCTGGCATGCCGTGGCTGGAGGCAGCTGGTACCCGGTCACCTTCGGGGCGGGAGATGCATTCGGCAGTCTCCGCGGATCGGTGGCGACGTACCTGACGCCACGAGGTTTGGATCGGCTCACACTCGCCCTCCGTGCGAGTGCGCGGCTGACGATGGGCGAGGTGCCGGTGCACGAAGCGGCATATGTCGGGGGATCAAGCACCCTGCGAGGATATCAGTCGGGGAGGTACGCCGGGAACGCGGGGGTCTGGTTCAACAGTGAACTCCGGGCCGAGCTGGGCACCCTCGCGTTCGTGGCCCCGTGGCGCTTCGGTGTGCTGGGGATCGGGGATCTCGGGCGGGTCTTCTATGACACGGACAACACCGATGTCTGGCACGCCAGCGGCGGCGGCGGATTCTGGATGGCGCTGCCCGACCGCTCCATGGGATTGGTGGTGACGGCCGTCCGGAGCGACGAGGGGACCGCCTTCTGGTTCGGGTCCTCCTTCATGTACTAG
- a CDS encoding FAD binding domain-containing protein, which yields MLRLPPHETSFPTSIREAVAERVSAGAAGAYVAGGTDLYPNMKRRQQEPRRVIDVRRIPELSRLEVSADGTLIVGAGVTLTRFMRDARVRTGWPALAHAASEISTPLLQNMGTVGGNLLLDTRCNYYDQGYEWRQAINFCMKKDGDTCWVAPSSPRCWAVQSSDLAPVMVALDARVVLAGPDGERTIPASALYHDDGMAFVTKRPEELLVCVEVPALAGARASYRKLRRRGAFDFPVLGVAGWASFDGAGKVMSARIVLGAVGSYPKTVPEAAEVLVGGTLADDQLDEAVRLAGKLAKPLDNTDFTIGWRKEMASVFVRRALEELRAS from the coding sequence ATGCTGAGACTGCCACCACACGAGACGTCGTTTCCCACCTCGATCCGCGAGGCGGTAGCCGAACGCGTGTCGGCCGGTGCTGCCGGCGCGTACGTGGCCGGGGGCACCGACCTCTATCCCAACATGAAGCGCCGGCAGCAGGAGCCGAGGCGGGTCATCGACGTCCGGCGAATTCCGGAGCTGAGTCGGCTCGAGGTATCGGCGGACGGTACGCTGATTGTCGGGGCGGGCGTGACCCTCACGCGGTTCATGCGCGACGCGCGGGTGCGGACTGGTTGGCCCGCACTGGCGCATGCCGCGAGCGAGATCTCCACGCCGCTCCTGCAGAACATGGGGACCGTCGGCGGCAATCTCCTGCTCGACACCCGGTGCAACTACTACGACCAGGGATACGAGTGGCGGCAGGCGATCAACTTCTGCATGAAGAAGGATGGCGACACCTGCTGGGTGGCGCCGTCGAGTCCGCGCTGCTGGGCGGTGCAGTCGAGCGACCTGGCCCCGGTGATGGTGGCGCTCGACGCGCGGGTGGTGCTGGCCGGCCCGGACGGTGAGCGCACGATTCCGGCCTCGGCGCTTTATCACGACGATGGGATGGCGTTCGTGACGAAGCGCCCGGAGGAACTGCTGGTGTGCGTCGAGGTGCCGGCGCTGGCCGGCGCACGCGCGAGCTACCGCAAGCTCCGCCGCCGGGGTGCCTTCGACTTTCCGGTGCTCGGCGTGGCGGGGTGGGCGTCGTTCGACGGGGCGGGAAAGGTGATGTCGGCTCGCATCGTCCTGGGGGCGGTCGGATCGTACCCGAAGACTGTGCCGGAGGCGGCCGAGGTGCTGGTGGGCGGCACGCTGGCGGACGACCAGCTCGACGAGGCGGTGCGGTTGGCGGGCAAGCTTGCCAAGCCGCTCGACAACACCGACTTCACCATCGGCTGGCGAAAGGAAATGGCCTCGGTCTTCGTCCGTCGGGCGTTGGAGGAGTTGCGAGCCTCCTAG
- a CDS encoding xanthine dehydrogenase family protein molybdopterin-binding subunit has translation MATKAPPLPRVPADFAVIGTPRPKTDAPGKVAGQTLFADDIVLPRMLWCKLLRSPHPHARIVAIDTARALALPGVEAIITGADLPIPFGILPVSQDEHALCPDIVRFVGDPVAAVAAIDEETALAACGLIEVTYEPLPVVASVDDAAATPSPQLHEYADEGNWHKLVHLQFGELDEGFQRADLVREDLFLYEGNTHLPMEQHASIAHATPDGRVTIWSSTQTPHYLHRALSKVLEFAPARIRVIATPNGGGFGGKSDPFNHEIVVAKLSLVTGRPVKIGLTREEVFYCHRGRHQALMKIRTGVTKDGAITAMDFESYLDGGAYGSYGVASLYYTGALQTVTYDVPTYRFRGARAFTNKPPGGPKRGHGTTQPRFAVEVHLDKIAEELKMDPAELRLRHLVKPNEVTANWLQLGTVGLEACIHKVVEGSRWKERFRKLPYGRGLGLACSSYITGAGLPIYWNDMPHSGAQIKCDRGGGVTIFCGSTDIGQGSESVLAYVTAEVLGIEPADIKVVTADTDLTPVDLGSYSSRVTLMTGQAAMQAASRVRDLIASAVATKLDVPVDRLVFAGRRVFDAQDPDTGLTFREALGVAEAKHGTLGAVGSYTPPRSPGRYRGAGVGPSAAYSYSAAVAEVEVDPDTGIVRVPTIWIGHDIGQCINPALVMGQVEGGVYMGLGEALMEEMAYREKLGLVHKWPSMLEYKSPTTMEMCDVITYLIEDPDPNGPFGAKEAGQGPLNPVMPAIANAIYDAVGVRIDEVPMSAPKVLKAIQAKLKGKDPRFGPGGTPTVPWPERTYVRTPAQGGNGKD, from the coding sequence ATGGCTACTAAGGCCCCCCCGCTTCCCCGCGTCCCCGCCGACTTTGCTGTCATCGGCACGCCACGTCCCAAGACCGACGCTCCGGGCAAGGTTGCCGGCCAGACGCTCTTCGCCGACGACATCGTGCTCCCGCGGATGCTGTGGTGCAAGCTCCTCCGAAGCCCGCATCCCCACGCCAGAATCGTCGCGATCGACACCGCCCGCGCGCTGGCGCTCCCGGGCGTGGAGGCGATCATCACCGGGGCCGACCTGCCAATCCCCTTCGGCATTCTCCCGGTCAGCCAGGACGAACATGCGCTCTGCCCCGATATCGTGCGCTTCGTCGGTGACCCGGTGGCCGCGGTGGCTGCCATCGACGAGGAGACGGCGCTGGCCGCCTGCGGACTGATCGAGGTCACCTACGAGCCGCTGCCGGTGGTGGCGTCGGTGGATGACGCAGCGGCAACTCCGTCTCCCCAACTGCACGAGTACGCCGACGAAGGCAACTGGCACAAGCTGGTGCACCTCCAGTTTGGGGAACTGGACGAGGGGTTCCAGCGCGCCGACCTGGTCCGGGAGGATCTCTTCCTCTACGAGGGTAACACCCACCTCCCGATGGAGCAGCACGCCAGCATCGCGCACGCCACGCCCGACGGGCGCGTCACGATCTGGTCGAGCACGCAGACGCCGCACTACCTCCACCGCGCCCTCTCCAAGGTCCTCGAGTTCGCCCCGGCCCGCATCCGCGTGATCGCCACGCCGAACGGCGGCGGGTTTGGCGGCAAGAGCGACCCGTTCAACCACGAAATCGTGGTGGCCAAGCTGAGCCTGGTGACCGGGCGCCCGGTCAAGATCGGCCTGACGCGCGAAGAGGTGTTTTACTGTCACCGCGGCCGGCACCAGGCGCTGATGAAGATCCGGACCGGCGTGACGAAGGACGGCGCCATCACCGCCATGGACTTCGAGTCCTACCTCGACGGGGGCGCCTACGGCTCCTACGGCGTGGCCTCGTTGTATTACACCGGCGCCCTGCAGACCGTCACCTACGACGTACCCACCTACCGGTTCCGGGGTGCGCGCGCGTTCACCAACAAGCCACCCGGCGGCCCGAAGCGCGGTCATGGCACGACGCAGCCGCGCTTTGCCGTGGAAGTCCATCTCGACAAGATCGCCGAGGAGCTGAAGATGGACCCGGCAGAGCTCCGGCTCCGGCATCTCGTCAAGCCGAATGAAGTCACCGCCAACTGGCTGCAGCTCGGAACCGTCGGCCTCGAGGCGTGCATCCACAAGGTGGTGGAGGGCTCCCGCTGGAAGGAGCGATTCCGGAAACTGCCGTACGGCCGCGGGCTTGGCCTGGCCTGCTCCTCCTATATCACCGGGGCGGGGCTCCCGATCTACTGGAACGACATGCCGCACTCCGGCGCGCAGATTAAGTGCGATCGCGGCGGCGGCGTCACGATCTTCTGCGGTTCCACCGACATTGGCCAGGGGTCCGAGTCGGTCCTCGCCTATGTGACCGCCGAGGTCCTCGGCATCGAGCCGGCCGACATCAAGGTGGTCACCGCCGACACGGATCTCACTCCGGTCGATCTCGGCAGCTACTCCTCGCGCGTCACGCTGATGACCGGTCAGGCGGCGATGCAGGCCGCCTCGCGGGTCCGCGACCTGATCGCCTCGGCGGTGGCCACCAAGCTCGACGTGCCGGTCGATCGTCTGGTGTTTGCCGGGAGGCGGGTGTTCGATGCGCAGGACCCCGACACCGGGCTGACCTTCCGGGAGGCGCTGGGTGTCGCCGAGGCGAAGCACGGAACCCTCGGCGCGGTGGGGAGCTACACCCCCCCGCGCTCCCCGGGCCGGTACCGCGGCGCCGGCGTCGGCCCCTCCGCGGCGTACAGCTATTCCGCCGCCGTGGCGGAGGTCGAGGTGGACCCCGATACCGGCATCGTGCGGGTGCCGACCATCTGGATCGGTCACGACATCGGGCAGTGCATCAATCCGGCACTGGTCATGGGGCAGGTCGAGGGCGGCGTGTACATGGGGCTCGGCGAGGCGCTGATGGAGGAGATGGCGTACCGCGAGAAGCTCGGGCTGGTGCACAAGTGGCCCTCGATGCTCGAATACAAGAGCCCGACGACGATGGAGATGTGCGACGTCATCACCTACCTGATCGAGGACCCCGATCCCAACGGCCCCTTCGGCGCCAAGGAGGCGGGGCAGGGGCCGCTCAACCCGGTGATGCCGGCCATCGCCAACGCGATCTACGACGCGGTGGGGGTGCGGATCGACGAGGTGCCGATGAGCGCACCCAAGGTGCTCAAGGCCATCCAGGCGAAGTTGAAAGGCAAGGATCCGCGCTTCGGGCCGGGCGGGACGCCGACGGTGCCGTGGCCGGAGCGGACCTACGTGCGGACGCCGGCGCAGGGTGGAAACGGGAAAGACTGA
- a CDS encoding (2Fe-2S)-binding protein, giving the protein MSDETLVSLTTTPARVRGTFRVNGETREALYRPHLTLLELLREDLQLTGTKHGCELGECGACTVLVDGLPVLSCLVLAQAVEGQEVSTVEGMADGPTLHPLQQAFVELGAAQCGYCTPGVLLAAEALLEENATPTRDDIKLALSGNLCRCTGYIKIYEAIELAAARMRGEPAEPSRETLHGY; this is encoded by the coding sequence ATGAGTGACGAGACGCTTGTTTCGCTGACCACGACGCCCGCGCGCGTCCGTGGCACCTTCCGCGTGAACGGGGAGACGCGCGAGGCGCTGTACCGGCCGCATCTCACCCTGCTCGAGCTGTTGCGCGAGGACCTGCAACTCACCGGGACCAAGCACGGGTGCGAGCTCGGCGAGTGCGGCGCGTGCACCGTGCTGGTAGACGGCCTGCCGGTGCTGTCCTGCCTGGTGCTGGCGCAGGCAGTGGAAGGCCAGGAGGTGTCCACGGTCGAAGGCATGGCCGACGGCCCCACCCTGCATCCGCTGCAGCAGGCGTTTGTGGAGCTCGGCGCAGCCCAGTGCGGCTACTGCACGCCGGGCGTGCTCCTCGCCGCGGAGGCGCTGCTCGAGGAGAACGCCACTCCCACACGCGATGACATCAAGCTGGCGCTCTCCGGCAACCTCTGCCGCTGCACCGGCTACATCAAGATCTACGAGGCGATTGAGCTGGCGGCGGCGCGCATGCGGGGAGAACCGGCCGAACCGAGTCGGGAGACACTCCATGGCTACTAA
- a CDS encoding type II toxin-antitoxin system PemK/MazF family toxin, whose product MVAPDRGDLVWITIEPGDGSPAFRRPALVVSPALYNARSGLALMCAVGREAKGYPFEVVLPAGLPVEGVVLADHLRSADWKARGAEIAGQVPTAVVNDVLAKLKPL is encoded by the coding sequence GTGGTAGCTCCCGATCGGGGCGACCTGGTGTGGATCACCATCGAGCCGGGAGACGGGTCGCCAGCCTTCCGGCGTCCGGCGCTGGTCGTGTCGCCGGCACTGTACAACGCGCGCTCGGGCCTCGCCCTGATGTGCGCCGTCGGCCGGGAGGCGAAGGGCTATCCATTCGAGGTGGTCCTCCCCGCCGGGCTGCCGGTCGAGGGCGTCGTGCTGGCGGATCACCTGCGCAGCGCCGACTGGAAGGCCCGCGGGGCGGAGATCGCCGGACAGGTGCCGACCGCCGTCGTGAATGATGTCCTTGCCAAGCTCAAACCACTGTGA